A stretch of Amycolatopsis balhimycina FH 1894 DNA encodes these proteins:
- the topA gene encoding type I DNA topoisomerase: MSGEQDSVAGARTNKNGAGADNGAGHRRLVIVESPTKARKIAPYLGSGYVVESSVGHIRDLPRGAADVPAQYKGEAWARLGVDVDNGFKALYVVTPDKKSKVTELKSLLKDVDELYLATDPDREGEAIAWHLLETLKPKVPVRRMVFHEVTEQAIRAAADSTRELDADLVDAQETRRILDRLYGYEVSPVLWKKVMPKLSAGRVQSVATRIVVERERERMRFTSASYWDISATMDAGEEASPRNFPARLVAVDGARLATGRDFGSDGQLKSSNNEIRVLAEADARRLAEALKQRDFKVASVEEKPYTRKPYAPFMTSTLQQEAGRKMRFTSERTMRIAQKLYENGYITYMRTDSTTLSESAISAARSQATQLYGKEYVSPTPRQYTRKVKNAQEAHEAIRPSGEVFRTPGQVASELDTDEYRLYEMIWQRTIASQMADAKGTTMSVRIVGNATSGEECTFAASGRTITFAGFLKAYVEAVDTETGGEADDKQSRLPVLEKDQALTAAELSPDGHTTSPPARYSEPSLVSKLEELGIGRPSTYASIIKTIQDRGYVWKKGSALVPSWVAFAVIGLMERHFERLVDYDFTAGMEDELDRIANGDEQRAQWLSKFYFGGDMGVDGSIGRLGGLKKLVEGSVEDIDAREINSIPLFSDENGHTVVVRVGRYGPYLEREVDGNSQRANLPEDLPPDELTQEIAEKLFATPQEGRSLGVDSVSGHEIVAKEGRFGPYVTEVLPEIEIPEDATAAQKKAAKAKAPKPRTGSLFKSMDIETITLDDALKLLSLPRVVGKDPESGDEITAQNGRYGPYLKKGTDSRSLSTEDQLFSITLEEALKIYSEPKQRGRSATAKPPLKELGEDPVSKKPMVVKDGRFGPYVTDGEYNATLRKGDEIESLTVERASELLAEKRAKGPAPKRKAPARKPASTTAKTVKAGTTKKAAAAKSTTAKRSTATKTK; encoded by the coding sequence ATGAGCGGAGAGCAGGACAGCGTGGCAGGAGCACGGACCAATAAGAACGGAGCCGGCGCGGACAACGGCGCCGGGCACCGGCGGCTGGTCATCGTCGAGTCGCCGACGAAGGCCCGCAAGATCGCCCCCTACCTGGGCAGCGGTTACGTCGTCGAGTCCTCCGTCGGGCACATCCGCGACCTGCCACGGGGTGCCGCCGACGTCCCCGCCCAGTACAAGGGCGAGGCCTGGGCGCGCCTCGGCGTCGACGTCGACAACGGCTTCAAGGCCCTCTACGTGGTCACCCCGGACAAGAAGTCCAAGGTCACCGAGCTCAAGAGCCTGCTCAAGGACGTCGACGAGCTCTACCTCGCCACGGACCCCGACCGCGAGGGCGAAGCCATCGCGTGGCACCTCCTCGAGACCCTCAAGCCGAAGGTCCCGGTCCGCCGGATGGTCTTCCACGAGGTCACCGAGCAGGCCATCCGCGCGGCCGCCGACTCGACCCGTGAGCTGGACGCCGACCTCGTCGACGCCCAGGAGACCCGCCGCATCCTCGACCGCCTCTACGGCTACGAGGTCTCGCCGGTGCTGTGGAAGAAGGTCATGCCGAAGCTCTCGGCGGGCCGCGTGCAGTCGGTGGCGACCCGGATCGTGGTCGAGCGCGAACGCGAGCGGATGCGCTTCACCTCGGCGTCGTACTGGGACATCTCCGCGACCATGGACGCCGGCGAAGAAGCTTCGCCGCGGAACTTCCCGGCGCGGCTCGTCGCCGTCGACGGCGCGCGCCTGGCCACCGGCCGTGACTTCGGCTCGGACGGGCAGCTCAAGTCCTCGAACAACGAAATCCGCGTGCTGGCCGAGGCCGACGCCCGGCGCCTGGCCGAAGCGCTGAAGCAGCGTGACTTCAAGGTCGCGAGCGTCGAGGAGAAGCCGTACACGCGGAAGCCGTACGCGCCCTTCATGACCTCGACGCTGCAGCAGGAGGCGGGCCGCAAGATGCGGTTCACCTCGGAGCGCACCATGCGGATCGCGCAGAAGCTGTACGAGAACGGCTACATCACCTATATGCGTACCGACTCCACGACGCTGTCGGAGTCGGCGATCTCGGCCGCGCGCAGCCAGGCCACGCAGCTGTACGGCAAGGAGTACGTCTCGCCGACGCCGCGCCAGTACACGCGCAAGGTCAAGAACGCGCAGGAGGCCCACGAGGCGATCCGGCCGTCGGGCGAGGTCTTCCGCACGCCGGGCCAGGTCGCGAGCGAGCTGGACACCGACGAGTACCGCCTCTACGAGATGATCTGGCAGCGCACGATCGCGTCGCAGATGGCGGACGCCAAGGGCACCACGATGTCCGTGCGCATCGTCGGCAACGCGACTTCGGGCGAGGAGTGCACCTTCGCCGCTTCGGGCCGCACGATCACCTTCGCGGGCTTCCTCAAGGCGTACGTCGAGGCAGTCGACACCGAGACCGGTGGCGAGGCCGACGACAAGCAGAGCCGCCTGCCGGTGCTCGAGAAGGACCAGGCCCTCACCGCGGCCGAGCTGAGCCCGGACGGCCACACCACGTCGCCGCCGGCCCGGTACTCCGAGCCGAGCCTGGTCAGCAAGCTGGAAGAGCTGGGCATCGGCCGCCCGTCGACGTACGCGTCGATCATCAAGACGATCCAGGATCGCGGTTACGTCTGGAAGAAGGGCTCCGCGCTCGTTCCGTCGTGGGTCGCGTTCGCCGTGATCGGCCTGATGGAACGGCACTTCGAGCGGCTGGTCGACTACGACTTCACCGCCGGCATGGAGGACGAGCTCGACCGCATCGCCAACGGCGACGAGCAGCGCGCGCAGTGGCTGTCGAAGTTCTACTTCGGCGGCGACATGGGCGTCGACGGCTCGATCGGCCGTCTGGGCGGGCTGAAGAAGCTGGTCGAGGGCAGCGTCGAGGACATCGACGCCCGCGAGATCAACTCGATCCCGCTGTTCAGCGACGAGAACGGGCACACCGTCGTGGTCCGTGTCGGCCGCTACGGGCCGTACCTGGAGCGTGAGGTCGACGGGAACTCGCAGCGCGCGAACCTGCCGGAGGACCTGCCGCCGGACGAGCTCACCCAGGAGATCGCGGAGAAGCTGTTCGCGACTCCGCAGGAGGGGCGCTCGCTGGGTGTCGACTCGGTGAGCGGGCACGAGATCGTCGCGAAGGAAGGCCGCTTCGGGCCGTACGTGACCGAGGTGCTGCCGGAGATCGAGATCCCCGAAGACGCCACGGCCGCGCAGAAGAAGGCCGCGAAGGCGAAGGCGCCGAAGCCGCGTACGGGATCGCTGTTCAAGTCGATGGACATCGAGACCATCACCCTGGACGACGCGCTGAAGCTGCTTTCGCTGCCGCGCGTGGTCGGCAAGGACCCGGAGTCCGGCGACGAGATCACGGCGCAGAACGGGCGCTACGGGCCGTACCTGAAGAAGGGCACGGACTCGCGCTCGCTCTCGACCGAAGACCAGCTCTTCTCGATCACTCTCGAAGAGGCGCTGAAGATCTACTCGGAGCCGAAGCAGCGTGGCCGATCCGCGACCGCGAAGCCGCCGCTCAAGGAGCTGGGCGAGGACCCGGTGTCGAAGAAGCCGATGGTGGTCAAGGACGGCCGGTTCGGCCCGTACGTGACCGACGGCGAGTACAACGCGACGCTGCGGAAGGGCGACGAAATCGAGTCGCTGACCGTGGAACGGGCGTCCGAGCTGCTGGCGGAGAAGCGGGCCAAGGGCCCGGCGCCGAAGCGGAAGGCGCCCGCGCGCAAGCCGGCTTCGACGACGGCGAAGACGGTCAAGGCGGGCACGACCAAGAAGGCCGCCGCCGCGAAGTCGACCACGGCCAAGCGCTCCACCGCGACGAAGACGAAGTAA
- a CDS encoding S1 family peptidase: MTRRLLGALFTAATATVLLGATPANAAAANFAGTVALSNCSGSVVKPAATPDSAPALVMSNGHCMETGFPGPGEVITNRASTRAFTLLTASGSTKATLRAKKIVYGTMTDTDVSLYQLTTTYAQIKASYGISPLELSNAHPAAGAAIDVVSGYWKRVYSCDIDGFVYRLKEGSWTWKDSIRYTPACQTIGGTSGSPIISGGKVVGVNNTGNEDGERCTENNPCEVDQAGTVTVHYKTNYGQETYGIPACLTAANEIALTQAGCTLPRP, encoded by the coding sequence ATGACCCGACGCCTGCTCGGCGCCCTGTTCACCGCCGCGACCGCCACAGTATTACTGGGGGCCACTCCGGCGAACGCGGCCGCGGCGAACTTCGCCGGTACCGTGGCCCTGTCCAACTGCTCGGGGTCGGTGGTCAAGCCGGCCGCGACGCCCGACTCGGCGCCCGCGCTCGTGATGTCCAACGGGCACTGCATGGAGACCGGCTTCCCCGGGCCGGGCGAGGTGATCACCAACCGCGCCTCCACCCGGGCGTTCACGCTGCTCACGGCCAGTGGCAGCACCAAGGCCACGCTCCGCGCCAAGAAGATCGTCTACGGCACGATGACCGACACCGACGTGTCGCTCTACCAGCTCACCACCACCTACGCGCAGATCAAGGCCAGCTACGGGATCTCGCCGCTCGAGCTGTCGAACGCCCATCCGGCGGCCGGCGCGGCGATCGACGTCGTCTCCGGGTACTGGAAGCGCGTCTACTCGTGCGACATCGACGGGTTCGTCTACCGGCTGAAGGAGGGCAGCTGGACCTGGAAGGACTCGATTCGCTACACGCCGGCTTGCCAGACCATCGGCGGCACGTCTGGCTCGCCGATCATCTCCGGCGGCAAGGTCGTCGGCGTGAACAACACCGGTAACGAGGACGGCGAACGCTGCACGGAGAACAACCCGTGCGAGGTCGACCAGGCCGGCACCGTCACGGTGCACTACAAGACGAACTACGGGCAGGAGACCTACGGCATCCCGGCCTGCCTCACCGCGGCCAACGAAATCGCCCTCACCCAGGCCGGTTGCACGCTTCCCCGGCCCTGA
- a CDS encoding sodium-translocating pyrophosphatase: MSRQFLAEGGSITLSGGGYTIVGVVAVVALAALVIGYVLLKEVLAAGQGTAKMQDIAKAVQEGAAAYLKRQRNTLAIFGVIVFLLLFALPADDWNEKIGRSIFFLVGAAFSFAIGYLGMWLATQANLRVAAASREEGGREVAMRVAFRTGGVVGMITVGLGLFGAAVVVLVYTGQAPKVLEGFGFGAALIAMFMRVGGGIFTKAADVGADLVGKVEQGIPEDDPRNAATIADNVGDNVGDCAGMAADLFESYAVMLVAALILGSTAFGVHGLIFPLIVPAIGVITAVIGVYITKARVGEGGLVTINRSFYISAVISAVLSAIAAFVYLPSSFSDFGVDFASTAGNPAVIATVAVIIGIVLAAVILKLTGYYTGTEYKPVKDVAQTSETGGATVILSGISVGFESAVYTALVIGAAVFGAYLLGGGVALFAVALAGTGLLTTVGVIVAMDTFGPVSDNAQGIAEMSGDVDEKAAQILTELDAVGNTTKAITKGIAIATAVLAATALFGSYSDAITKTLSGMGNGVATGLDAAKSFTNTIVSPNTLVGVIIGAAVVFMFSGLAVNAVSRAAGAVVYEVRRQFRDIPGIMEGTTRPEYGKVVDIVTRDSLRELTTPGLLAVFAPIAVGFGLGTGALAGYLAGAIACGTLMAIFLANSGGAWDNAKKLVEDGNHGGKGSSAHEATIIGDTVGDPFKDTAGPAINPLIKVMNLVSVLIAPAVVQFSIGPDENAAVRIIISLVAVAIIVAAIVVSKRRGTVLSDTPTEIKA; the protein is encoded by the coding sequence ATGTCACGGCAGTTCCTCGCGGAGGGCGGGTCCATCACGCTCTCCGGAGGTGGCTACACGATTGTCGGTGTAGTCGCCGTGGTCGCGCTTGCCGCACTCGTCATCGGCTACGTCCTGCTCAAGGAGGTGCTGGCCGCGGGCCAGGGCACCGCCAAGATGCAGGACATCGCCAAGGCGGTGCAGGAAGGCGCGGCCGCATATCTCAAGCGGCAGCGGAACACCCTCGCCATTTTCGGCGTGATCGTGTTCCTCCTGCTTTTCGCACTTCCCGCCGACGACTGGAACGAGAAGATCGGCCGTTCGATCTTCTTCCTGGTCGGTGCGGCGTTCTCGTTCGCGATCGGTTACCTCGGCATGTGGCTGGCCACGCAGGCGAACCTGCGCGTGGCCGCCGCGTCGCGCGAAGAAGGCGGCCGCGAGGTCGCGATGCGCGTGGCGTTCCGCACCGGTGGTGTGGTCGGCATGATCACCGTCGGCCTCGGCCTCTTCGGTGCCGCGGTCGTCGTACTGGTCTACACCGGTCAGGCACCCAAGGTGCTGGAGGGCTTCGGTTTCGGCGCCGCGCTGATCGCGATGTTCATGCGTGTCGGCGGCGGCATCTTCACCAAGGCCGCGGACGTCGGCGCGGACCTGGTCGGCAAGGTCGAGCAGGGCATCCCAGAGGACGACCCCCGCAACGCCGCGACCATCGCGGACAACGTGGGTGACAACGTCGGCGACTGCGCCGGCATGGCCGCGGACCTCTTCGAGTCCTACGCCGTCATGCTGGTCGCCGCGCTGATCCTGGGCAGCACTGCCTTCGGCGTGCACGGCCTGATCTTCCCGCTGATCGTGCCGGCCATCGGTGTCATCACGGCCGTGATCGGCGTCTACATCACGAAGGCGCGCGTCGGCGAGGGCGGCCTGGTCACGATCAACCGCTCCTTCTACATCTCCGCGGTCATTTCCGCGGTCCTGTCGGCGATCGCGGCGTTCGTCTACCTGCCGAGCAGCTTCTCCGACTTCGGCGTGGACTTCGCGAGCACCGCGGGCAACCCGGCGGTCATCGCGACCGTCGCGGTGATCATCGGCATCGTGCTCGCCGCGGTCATCCTGAAGCTGACCGGCTACTACACCGGCACCGAGTACAAGCCGGTCAAGGACGTCGCGCAGACGTCGGAGACCGGCGGCGCGACCGTCATCCTCTCCGGCATCTCGGTCGGGTTCGAGTCCGCTGTGTACACCGCGCTGGTGATCGGCGCGGCCGTGTTCGGCGCGTACCTGCTGGGCGGCGGCGTCGCGCTGTTCGCCGTGGCGCTGGCCGGTACCGGTCTGCTGACCACCGTCGGCGTCATCGTCGCGATGGACACCTTCGGCCCGGTTTCGGACAACGCGCAGGGCATCGCCGAGATGTCCGGTGACGTCGACGAGAAGGCCGCGCAGATCCTGACCGAGCTGGACGCGGTGGGCAACACCACCAAGGCCATCACCAAGGGCATCGCGATCGCGACCGCCGTCCTCGCGGCGACCGCGCTCTTCGGCTCCTACTCGGACGCGATCACGAAGACGCTGTCGGGCATGGGTAACGGCGTGGCCACCGGCCTCGACGCGGCCAAGTCCTTCACCAACACGATCGTCAGCCCGAACACGCTGGTCGGCGTGATCATCGGCGCGGCCGTGGTGTTCATGTTCTCCGGTCTCGCGGTCAACGCGGTGTCCCGGGCCGCCGGCGCGGTCGTCTACGAAGTGCGCCGCCAGTTCCGCGACATCCCGGGCATCATGGAGGGCACCACCCGCCCCGAGTACGGCAAGGTCGTCGACATCGTCACGCGTGACTCGCTGCGTGAGCTGACGACGCCGGGTCTGCTGGCGGTCTTCGCCCCGATCGCGGTCGGGTTCGGCCTGGGCACCGGCGCACTCGCCGGCTACCTGGCCGGCGCGATCGCCTGCGGCACCCTGATGGCGATCTTCCTCGCCAACTCCGGTGGCGCGTGGGACAACGCGAAGAAGCTGGTCGAGGACGGCAACCACGGCGGCAAGGGCTCGTCCGCGCACGAGGCCACCATCATCGGTGACACCGTGGGTGACCCGTTCAAGGACACCGCCGGCCCGGCGATCAACCCGCTGATCAAGGTGATGAACCTGGTCTCCGTGCTGATCGCGCCGGCCGTCGTGCAGTTCTCGATCGGCCCGGACGAGAACGCCGCGGTCCGCATCATCATCTCGCTGGTCGCGGTCGCGATCATCGTGGCGGCGATCGTGGTGTCGAAGCGGCGGGGGACGGTTCTCTCCGACACCCCGACGGAGATCAAGGCCTGA
- a CDS encoding DEAD/DEAH box helicase, with amino-acid sequence MTAGIPSREDPITHVADLPGRAAGYAEWPSWADPAVVAALRDCGVSAPWAHQAEAASHAYEGRHVVISTGTASGKSLAYQLPVLSRLAAGEKANALYLSPTKALGADQLRSVSSLDVPGVRAASFDGDTPMAERDWVRAHANWVFTNPDMLHRGILSAHGRWATFFRRLSCVVVDECHSYRGVFGSHVALLLRRLRRVAEHYGASPVFVLASATTASPADFASRLTGVSCVAVTEDASPRGARTVALWEPPLLEELTGENGAPVRRSAGAETSRILADLVLEGARSLAFIRSRRGAELTALGARRILSEVDPALTETVAAYRSGYLPEERRALEAALLSGRLRGVATTNALELGVDIAGLDAVVLAGYPGTLASFWQQAGRAGRSGDSALVVFVARDDPLDTYLVHHPAALLSRPVETAVLDPANPYVLAPQLACAVAELPLTLSELEVFGGAAAQEVLAELAEQKLVRRRSSGWYWTSRDRPHAEVGIRGTGGEQIAVVEADSGRMLGTVDPGSACFAVHPGAVYLHQGSSYVVDELDLEQGLALVHAENPDWTTTPREIVDISVLSTQEKQDFGGVSVCLGEVAVTSQVVGYLRRRPSGEVLDHTPLDLPEQSLRTRAVWYTVSSELLGSARASSGGSDGEVGTGGHRVGTESAGPVGTGEETQASGRGPAHEGGRAPGGAGLVPARVPGALHAAEHAAIGLLPLFATCDRWDIGGVSTAWHEDTGEATVFVHDGHPGGAGFAERGYAAIVPWLAATREAIVSCECPTGCPSCVQSPKCGNGNEPLDKAGAVAVLGTVLGALRQHGT; translated from the coding sequence GTGACCGCCGGCATCCCGTCGCGCGAGGACCCGATCACGCACGTCGCGGACCTGCCGGGGCGCGCCGCGGGCTACGCAGAGTGGCCGTCGTGGGCGGATCCGGCGGTTGTCGCTGCGCTGCGTGACTGTGGCGTCTCGGCGCCTTGGGCACACCAGGCCGAGGCGGCTTCGCACGCGTACGAGGGCCGTCACGTCGTGATCTCGACCGGTACGGCGTCGGGCAAGTCGCTGGCCTACCAGCTGCCGGTGCTGTCCCGGCTGGCCGCGGGCGAGAAGGCGAACGCGCTGTACCTGTCCCCGACGAAGGCGCTGGGGGCGGACCAGCTGCGTTCGGTGTCCTCTTTGGACGTGCCGGGGGTGCGGGCGGCGTCGTTCGACGGCGACACGCCGATGGCGGAGCGCGACTGGGTGCGCGCGCACGCGAACTGGGTGTTCACCAACCCGGACATGCTGCACCGCGGGATCCTCTCGGCGCACGGCCGGTGGGCGACGTTCTTCCGGCGGCTCAGCTGCGTGGTGGTCGACGAGTGCCACAGCTACCGCGGCGTCTTCGGCTCGCACGTCGCCCTGCTGCTCCGCCGGCTACGGCGGGTGGCCGAGCACTACGGCGCTTCGCCGGTGTTCGTGCTCGCTTCGGCGACGACGGCTTCGCCCGCTGACTTCGCTTCGCGGTTGACGGGCGTCTCGTGCGTCGCGGTGACGGAGGACGCGTCGCCTCGCGGGGCGCGCACGGTCGCGTTGTGGGAGCCGCCGCTGCTGGAGGAACTGACCGGGGAGAACGGCGCGCCGGTCCGGCGTTCGGCCGGGGCGGAGACGTCGCGAATCCTCGCCGACCTGGTTCTCGAAGGCGCGCGGTCGCTGGCCTTCATCCGGTCGCGGCGCGGCGCGGAACTGACCGCGCTGGGAGCGCGTCGCATACTGTCCGAAGTAGACCCCGCTCTGACGGAAACCGTTGCGGCGTATAGGTCTGGGTACCTACCGGAGGAGCGGCGCGCGTTGGAAGCCGCGCTGCTGTCGGGCCGGCTGCGGGGGGTCGCGACGACGAACGCCCTGGAGCTCGGTGTGGACATCGCGGGGCTGGACGCGGTGGTGCTGGCCGGCTACCCGGGCACGCTCGCTTCGTTCTGGCAGCAGGCGGGGCGGGCCGGCCGTTCGGGTGATTCGGCGCTGGTGGTGTTCGTCGCGCGGGACGACCCGCTCGACACCTACCTGGTGCACCACCCGGCGGCGCTGCTTTCGCGGCCGGTCGAGACGGCGGTGCTCGACCCCGCGAACCCGTACGTGCTGGCGCCGCAGCTCGCCTGCGCCGTGGCCGAGCTGCCGTTGACCCTCTCCGAGCTGGAGGTGTTCGGCGGTGCGGCGGCTCAGGAGGTGCTGGCCGAGCTGGCGGAGCAGAAGCTGGTGCGGCGCCGGTCGAGCGGCTGGTACTGGACTTCACGGGACCGTCCGCACGCCGAGGTCGGGATCCGCGGGACCGGCGGCGAGCAGATCGCGGTGGTCGAGGCGGACTCCGGCCGGATGCTCGGCACGGTCGACCCTGGCTCGGCCTGCTTCGCCGTGCACCCCGGCGCGGTGTACCTGCACCAGGGATCGTCGTACGTCGTCGACGAGCTGGACCTGGAGCAGGGGCTGGCGCTGGTGCACGCGGAGAACCCGGACTGGACGACGACCCCCCGCGAGATCGTCGACATCTCGGTGCTGAGCACGCAGGAAAAGCAGGACTTCGGCGGGGTGAGCGTCTGCCTCGGGGAAGTCGCCGTGACGTCACAGGTAGTCGGTTACCTGCGGCGGCGGCCGTCCGGGGAGGTGCTGGACCACACGCCGCTAGACCTGCCGGAGCAGAGCCTGCGCACGCGGGCGGTCTGGTACACGGTCTCTTCGGAGCTGCTCGGGAGTGCCCGAGCTTCGTCCGGTGGTTCCGATGGCGAGGTGGGGACCGGGGGCCATCGGGTGGGGACCGAATCTGCGGGGCCGGTGGGGACCGGGGAGGAGACCCAGGCGAGCGGTCGGGGGCCCGCTCACGAGGGTGGCAGGGCACCGGGGGGTGCCGGATTGGTTCCGGCACGGGTCCCCGGTGCCCTGCATGCCGCCGAGCACGCGGCGATCGGCCTGCTACCGCTGTTCGCTACGTGCGACCGGTGGGACATCGGCGGGGTGAGTACCGCGTGGCACGAAGACACCGGGGAGGCGACGGTGTTCGTGCATGACGGGCATCCCGGGGGTGCGGGATTTGCCGAACGCGGTTATGCCGCGATTGTCCCGTGGCTGGCCGCAACGCGGGAGGCGATCGTCTCCTGCGAGTGCCCGACGGGATGCCCGTCCTGCGTTCAGTCGCCGAAGTGCGGGAACGGCAACGAACCGCTGGACAAGGCGGGCGCAGTGGCAGTACTGGGAACCGTGCTCGGGGCTTTGCGTCAACACGGCACCTAG
- a CDS encoding bifunctional DNA primase/polymerase: MLDANWPDSWRGAFRIELRAEAIGLAWRGWPVLPGVNPAPLADGDDLTWRRPVPASDAWREQIGTHAHEVATWFSDRTHSLLVATGTVLDAIEVDDELGKRACRLLRALGHPAPIIALPNGRWLFLTTVADHVPAEFGPLTSIQWHGKDSYIPLPPSPLQHGVVHWRVKPEVCGWQLPDAAEVHDVLVRALRGEQSPQLVQTSAA; encoded by the coding sequence ATGTTGGACGCGAATTGGCCGGACAGCTGGCGGGGCGCCTTCCGCATCGAACTGCGGGCGGAGGCGATCGGTCTCGCCTGGCGTGGCTGGCCGGTGCTCCCGGGCGTCAACCCCGCTCCGCTCGCCGACGGCGACGACCTCACCTGGCGCCGTCCGGTCCCGGCCAGTGACGCCTGGCGCGAGCAGATCGGCACCCACGCCCACGAGGTCGCCACCTGGTTCTCCGACCGCACGCACAGCCTGCTCGTCGCCACCGGCACCGTCCTCGACGCCATCGAGGTCGACGACGAACTCGGCAAGCGCGCCTGCCGCCTCCTGCGTGCCCTCGGCCACCCGGCGCCCATCATCGCGCTGCCGAACGGCCGCTGGCTCTTCCTGACCACCGTCGCCGACCACGTTCCGGCCGAGTTCGGCCCCCTCACCTCCATCCAGTGGCACGGCAAGGACAGCTACATCCCGCTGCCGCCGTCGCCGCTCCAGCACGGTGTCGTGCACTGGCGCGTCAAGCCCGAGGTGTGCGGCTGGCAGCTGCCGGACGCCGCCGAGGTGCACGACGTCCTCGTCCGTGCGCTGCGCGGTGAGCAGTCCCCGCAGCTGGTCCAGACCAGCGCGGCCTGA
- a CDS encoding Rv3654c family TadE-like protein: protein MATIWTAMAVAALSGVAVLGFWLGAAVVARHRAESAADLGALAAASHAAEGPVQACERARWVADRMRVTLLACRWQRLDAFVEVQVPASGLGGMPALSARARAGPTGQPP from the coding sequence GTGGCCACCATCTGGACAGCCATGGCGGTAGCCGCGCTGAGCGGGGTGGCGGTACTCGGCTTCTGGCTCGGCGCCGCGGTCGTCGCCCGGCACCGCGCCGAGTCCGCGGCCGATCTGGGCGCGCTCGCCGCGGCCTCGCACGCCGCGGAAGGCCCGGTCCAGGCGTGCGAACGTGCCAGGTGGGTTGCCGACCGGATGAGAGTCACGCTCCTCGCCTGCCGATGGCAGCGCCTCGACGCGTTCGTCGAAGTCCAGGTCCCGGCCTCCGGGCTCGGCGGCATGCCCGCACTGTCGGCGCGAGCACGCGCCGGCCCCACTGGCCAGCCGCCGTGA
- a CDS encoding TadE family type IV pilus minor pilin gives MSRRDEGSVTVEAALGLAGLTVVTVLLVAGLTVLTSQLRCTDAAREAARLLARGQPHEAAAAVHRIAPSGASLSVQQTGDAISVQVTARPTGGLLPAIHLDATAYAVAEPGTEAANAPG, from the coding sequence ATGAGCCGCCGAGACGAAGGCTCGGTGACCGTCGAGGCAGCGCTCGGCTTGGCCGGCCTGACCGTGGTGACGGTGCTGCTGGTCGCGGGCCTCACGGTGCTGACGAGCCAGCTGCGCTGCACCGACGCGGCCCGCGAGGCGGCACGCCTGCTGGCCAGGGGCCAGCCCCACGAGGCCGCGGCCGCGGTCCACCGGATAGCGCCATCGGGGGCGAGTCTCTCCGTCCAGCAGACGGGCGACGCGATCTCGGTGCAGGTCACGGCCCGCCCGACAGGGGGCCTGCTCCCGGCGATCCACCTGGACGCCACGGCCTACGCGGTCGCCGAGCCGGGCACGGAGGCCGCCAATGCACCAGGTTGA
- a CDS encoding DUF4244 domain-containing protein: MRAFHRRPPRPDDGSTTVEYAIVTVAVAAFAAVLYGLLTGDSVVSWLTSLLMKALSVPS; encoded by the coding sequence ATGCGCGCGTTCCACCGGCGGCCGCCCCGCCCGGACGACGGTTCCACGACGGTCGAGTACGCCATCGTCACCGTCGCCGTGGCGGCCTTCGCGGCTGTCCTCTACGGCCTGCTGACCGGGGACTCGGTCGTCTCATGGCTGACGAGCCTGCTCATGAAAGCTCTCTCGGTGCCGTCATGA
- a CDS encoding type II secretion system F family protein — MNPTALLLVAGALLVWPDDVAVMRRFSRLAGSPEPVRKWPRAVPHVAATLGGVSVAVLVGGVAGVVLGAIVTATGWWAIRRTRRPRPPAVDVATRLRLAGTLDLLAACLQAGLPVPSALDAVAGTAPGEAGAALRSTAGLLALGSGPGEAWAPVRAVPGLGELAAAAIRTSRSGAAFAAAAADLAGRVRDELATEAEERAERAGVALALPVGLCFLPAFFCLGVLPIVLGLAGKLGPLF; from the coding sequence ATGAACCCCACCGCACTCCTGCTCGTCGCCGGAGCCCTGCTCGTCTGGCCGGACGACGTCGCCGTGATGCGGCGCTTCAGCCGGCTGGCCGGCAGCCCCGAGCCCGTGCGCAAGTGGCCCCGCGCGGTACCTCACGTCGCGGCGACCCTGGGCGGCGTTTCGGTGGCGGTGCTGGTCGGCGGCGTGGCCGGAGTGGTGCTGGGCGCGATCGTGACCGCCACCGGGTGGTGGGCGATCCGCCGCACCCGCCGGCCGCGACCACCGGCCGTGGACGTCGCCACCAGGCTGCGGCTCGCGGGGACGCTCGACCTCCTCGCCGCCTGCCTGCAGGCCGGGCTGCCGGTGCCCTCGGCTCTCGATGCCGTGGCCGGTACCGCGCCCGGCGAAGCGGGTGCGGCGTTGCGCTCGACCGCCGGGCTGCTCGCCCTCGGCTCCGGGCCCGGCGAGGCATGGGCGCCGGTGCGGGCCGTCCCGGGACTCGGCGAGCTGGCGGCCGCCGCGATCCGGACGTCCCGCTCAGGCGCGGCCTTCGCCGCGGCGGCCGCCGACCTCGCCGGACGCGTCCGCGACGAGCTGGCCACCGAGGCGGAGGAACGCGCCGAACGGGCCGGGGTGGCGCTCGCCCTGCCCGTCGGCCTGTGTTTCCTGCCCGCCTTCTTCTGCCTGGGCGTCCTGCCGATCGTCCTCGGCCTGGCCGGAAAGCTCGGCCCGCTCTTCTGA